In Leishmania mexicana MHOM/GT/2001/U1103 complete genome, chromosome 20, one genomic interval encodes:
- a CDS encoding putative eukaryotic translation initiation factor 3 subunit: MTAAVDLEGVALHGHMKGVTMLKFNRDGDLLFSSAKDTNCSACCWQVKTGKLLGSYTTVGQVEGRTYDAAMVALDVNRESTLLATASAGEEVLLWSVESGALLGSVSRSLSSGASVGFSHDDMMMMVATKGRSSTNSAIQVYNVPFTVPKAGEDIAPVKTPFTTFSTYETPDTITWAAWGPTNETIYYSEGGYMNILDVEANKVIRSRQIHEDENEVINRFSWDPNYLTLATASTDKTSHLIDFRDLATIQVYRSDVPVNDVSISPSADHVILGGGMDAASVTTQGGQSIFEVKFFHKVHGHQLGQLRCHFGTINAMSFHPDGHGFASASYDGLIKMYRFGDSYDSTPGAQPLWTL; this comes from the coding sequence ATGACGGCCGCCGTGGATCTCGAAGGCGTGGCCCTTCACGGCCATATGAAGGGTGTGACGATGCTAAAGTTCaaccgcgacggcgaccTTCTCTTTTCATCTGCCAAGGACACGaactgcagcgcgtgctgctggcagGTAAAGACAGGCAAGCTGCTCGGCTCCTACACAACGGTGGGCCAGGTGGAAGGTCGCACGTACGACGCGGCCATGGTGGCGCTAGATGTGAACCGTGAGTCCACGCTCTTGGCGACCGCCAGcgcgggcgaggaggtgcttCTGTGGAGCGTAGAGTCTGGTGCCCTGCTTGGCTCCGTGAGCCGCAGCCTATCGTCTGGCGCCAGTGTCGGCTTCTCGCACGATGAcatgatgatgatggtggcCACAAAGGGCCGCTCCAGCACAAACTCGGCGATTCAGGTCTACAACGTTCCCTTCACGGTGCCCAAGGCTGGTGAGGACATCGCCCCTGTCAAGACGCCCTTCACCACTTTCTCCACCTACGAGACCCCGGACACCATCACGTGGGCCGCCTGGGGACCGACGAACGAGACGATCTACTACTCCGAGGGCGGCTACATGAACATCCTCGACGTGGAAGCGAACAAGGTGATCCGCAGTCGCCAGATTCACGAGGACGAGAACGAGGTGATTAACCGCTTCAGCTGGGACCCCAACTATCTCACTTTAGCGACCGCCTCGACCGACAAGACGTCTCACCTCATAGACTTCCGCGACTTGGCCACCATTCAGGTGTACCGGAGTGACGTCCCGGTGAACGACGTGTCGATCAGCCCAAGCGCCGACCACGTAATCCTCGGCGGTGGCATGGATGCCGCTTCTGTGACGACGCAAGGCGGGCAGTCCATCTTCGAGGTTAAGTTTTTTCACAAGGTTCACGGTCACCAGCTCGGccagctgcgctgccacTTTGGTACGATCAATGCCATGTCCTTCCACCCCGACGGTCACGgcttcgccagcgccagctACGACGGTCTCATCAAGATGTACCGTTTCGGCGACTCGTACGACTCCACGCCTGGCGCGCAGCCCCTGTGGACGTTGTAA
- a CDS encoding S-adenosylhomocysteine hydrolase produces MADYKVKDISLAEWGRKAIELAENEMPGLMELRREYGPSQPLKGAKIAGCLHMTVQTAVLIETLKALGAELRWSSCNIFSTQDNAAAAIAKAGVPVFAWKGETDEEYEWCITQTVKGFSGDGLPNMILDDGGDLTNLVIDHHPELVPKIFGISEETTTGVKNLYKRLSKGNLPISAINVNDSVTKSKFDNLYGCRESLVDGIKRATDVMIAGKTCCVCGYGDVGKGCAAALRAFGARVVVTEVDPINALQACMEGYQVALVDDVMADAHIFVTTTGNDDIITSDHFPHMRDDAIVCNIGHFDTEIQVGWLEANAKEHVEIKPQVDRYTMENGRHIILLAKGRLVNLGCANGHPSFVMSNSFTNQVLAQIELWSNRDNNKYPRGDNAGVFFLPKSLDEKVAALHLAHVGAKLTKLTPKQAEYINCPVNGPFKPDHYRY; encoded by the coding sequence ATGGCGGACTACAAGGTAAAGGACATCAGCCTCGCGGAGTGGGGCCGCAAGGCGATCGAGCTGGCCGAAAACGAGATGCCCGGTCTGatggagctgcgccgcgagtACGGCCCCTCCCAGCCGCTGAAGGGAGCCAAGATCGCCGGCTGTCTGCACATGACCGTGCAGACTGCCGTGCTGATCGAGACCCTCAAGGCACTCGGTGCGGAGCTGCGCTGGTCGTCGTGCAACATCTTTTCCACTCAGGAtaacgccgccgcggccatTGCCAAGGCTGGCGTACCGGTGTTCGCGTGGAAGGGTGAGACAGACGAGGAGTACGAGTGGTGCATCACCCAGACAGTGAAGGGCTTCAGCGGTGACGGTCTGCCAAACATGAtcctcgacgacggcggcgacctcACGAATCTGGTGATCGACCACCACCCCGAGCTCGTGCCCAAGATCTTCGGCATCTCCGAGGAGACCACGACGGGTGTGAAGAACCTGTACAAGCGCCTGAGCAAGGGCAACCTCCCCATCTCCGCCATCAACGTTAACGACAGCGTGACGAAGAGCAAGTTCGACAACCTTTACGGCTGCCGAGAGTCCTTGGTCGACGGCATCAAGCGCGCCACGGATGTAATGATTGCCGGCAAGacgtgctgcgtgtgcggaTACGGTGATGTTGGTAAgggctgcgccgcagccctGCGCGCCTTCGGCGCTCGCGTCGTGGTAACGGAGGTGGACCCGATCAACGCCCTGCAGGCCTGCATGGAAGGCTACCAGGTTGCTCTGGTCGACGACGTCATGGCCGATGCGCACATCTTCGTGACGACCACCGGCAACGATGACATCATCACCTCTGACCACTTCCCACACATGCGCGACGACGCCATTGTGTGCAACATCGGCCACTTCGACACGGAGATCCAGGTGGGATGGCTGGAGGCAAACGCCAAGGAGCACGTGGAAATCAAGCCTCAGGTGGACCGCTATACCATGGAGAACGGCCGCCACATCATCCTGCTGGCCAAGGGTCGCCTGGTCAACCTCGGCTGCGCCAACGGTCACCCGTCCTTCGTGATGTCCAACTCCTTCACGAACCAGGTGCTGGCGCAGATTGAGCTCTGGAGCAACCGCGACAACAACAAGTACCCGCGCGGTGACAACGCCGGCGTGTTCTTCCTGCCCAAGTCGCTCGATGAGAAGGTCGCTGCCCTCCACCTCGCCCACGTCGGCGCCAAGCTGACGAAGCTAACCCCGAAGCAGGCCGAGTACATCAACTGCCCGGTCAATGGCCCGTTCAAACCGGACCACTACCGCTACTAA